One Onychostoma macrolepis isolate SWU-2019 chromosome 15, ASM1243209v1, whole genome shotgun sequence DNA segment encodes these proteins:
- the laynb gene encoding layilin isoform X2, whose protein sequence is MLNFSKLIPMKKPTHLHFGWPEDHRICRRGTEKPCYKITSFQDSRLRASFQAARQKCREDDGELLSIETENEQRLVERFVLELRASDGDFWIGLRRSPQYNADCSSQYYWLDYSQATFRNWLVTEPSCGLDQCVALFYRPSSSAGQKEHNLFKWTDYNCNSKNNFICKYSDEKHPVPTPAGNITTLTGTDDLTLVPKQPPITVDNDRRKTELSESSVSISDDANIYYILLATLPVMLLLILVVSGVFCFRVMSKRRKEQNEIYAVPGQWVRPVAPKSQTDYKHTDKFNQSGAHLEYMSSEINRTFSVTSTISQFEDYENVPSHPTQCGFVTNDIYETCRSSSAVEAGWVDNDIYGY, encoded by the exons atgctaaatttctccaaactcattccaatgaagaaaccaactcatctacatttcggatggcctgagg ATCACAGGATATGCCGGAGAGGGACAGAGAAGCCCTGCTATAAGATCACAAGCTTCCAGGACAGCAGGCTCAGGGCGAGCTTTCAGGCAGCCAGACAGAAATGCAGGGAGGATGATGGAGAGCTGCTCAGCATTGAGACTGAGAATGAGCAGCGTCTGGTGGAGAGATTTGTTCTGGAGCTCAGGGCCTCTGATGGAGACTTCTGGATTGGGCTACGCAGAAGCCCACAATATAATGCTGATTGTTCATCACAGTATTACTGGTTGGATTACAGTCAGGCCACATTCAG GAACTGGCTGGTGACGGAGCCCTCGTGTGGCCTTGATCAGTGTGTGGCGCTATTCTACAGGCCCTCATCTTCTGCTGGCCAGAAGGAGCACAACCTGTTCAAGTGGACTGACTACAACTGCAATTCCAAGAATAATTTCATCTGCAAGTACTCAGATG AGAAGCATCCTGTCCCCACTCCAGCAGGAAATATCACCACACTCACAG GTACTGATGACCTGACTCTGGTGCCAAAGCAGCCGCCCATTACAGTGGACAATGACAGGAGAAAAACTGAACTCTCCGAGTcatcag TTTCTATTTCAGATGACGCTAATATTTACTACATCCTCCTCGCCACTCTGCCTGTAATGCTGCTGCTGATATTGGTGGTGTCGGGGGTTTTCTGTTTCAGAGTCATGTCGAAGAG GAGAAAAGAACAGAATGAAATCTATGCTGTGCCAGGACAGTGGGTGCGTCCAGTAGCTCCAAAAAGTCAGACTGATTACAAACACACCGACAAATTCAACCAGTCTGGAGCTCATCTGGAGTACATGAGCTCTGAAATTAACAGAACATTTAGTGTGACGTCCACAATCAGTCAGTTTGAGGACTATGAGAACGTCCCGAGCCACCCCACGCAGTGCGGTTTTGTCACTAATGACATCTACGAGACCTGCCGGAGCTCCTCGGCGGTAGAGGCCGGATGGGTGGACAATGACATCTATGGATACTAA
- the laynb gene encoding layilin isoform X1, translated as MEFMKLIGTVLAVCFHPCCASSAFGDHRICRRGTEKPCYKITSFQDSRLRASFQAARQKCREDDGELLSIETENEQRLVERFVLELRASDGDFWIGLRRSPQYNADCSSQYYWLDYSQATFRNWLVTEPSCGLDQCVALFYRPSSSAGQKEHNLFKWTDYNCNSKNNFICKYSDEKHPVPTPAGNITTLTGTDDLTLVPKQPPITVDNDRRKTELSESSVSISDDANIYYILLATLPVMLLLILVVSGVFCFRVMSKRRKEQNEIYAVPGQWVRPVAPKSQTDYKHTDKFNQSGAHLEYMSSEINRTFSVTSTISQFEDYENVPSHPTQCGFVTNDIYETCRSSSAVEAGWVDNDIYGY; from the exons ATGGAGTTCATGAAACTGATCGGAACTGTTTTGGCAGTTTGTTTCCATCCCTGCTGCGCATCAAGCGCGTTCGGTG ATCACAGGATATGCCGGAGAGGGACAGAGAAGCCCTGCTATAAGATCACAAGCTTCCAGGACAGCAGGCTCAGGGCGAGCTTTCAGGCAGCCAGACAGAAATGCAGGGAGGATGATGGAGAGCTGCTCAGCATTGAGACTGAGAATGAGCAGCGTCTGGTGGAGAGATTTGTTCTGGAGCTCAGGGCCTCTGATGGAGACTTCTGGATTGGGCTACGCAGAAGCCCACAATATAATGCTGATTGTTCATCACAGTATTACTGGTTGGATTACAGTCAGGCCACATTCAG GAACTGGCTGGTGACGGAGCCCTCGTGTGGCCTTGATCAGTGTGTGGCGCTATTCTACAGGCCCTCATCTTCTGCTGGCCAGAAGGAGCACAACCTGTTCAAGTGGACTGACTACAACTGCAATTCCAAGAATAATTTCATCTGCAAGTACTCAGATG AGAAGCATCCTGTCCCCACTCCAGCAGGAAATATCACCACACTCACAG GTACTGATGACCTGACTCTGGTGCCAAAGCAGCCGCCCATTACAGTGGACAATGACAGGAGAAAAACTGAACTCTCCGAGTcatcag TTTCTATTTCAGATGACGCTAATATTTACTACATCCTCCTCGCCACTCTGCCTGTAATGCTGCTGCTGATATTGGTGGTGTCGGGGGTTTTCTGTTTCAGAGTCATGTCGAAGAG GAGAAAAGAACAGAATGAAATCTATGCTGTGCCAGGACAGTGGGTGCGTCCAGTAGCTCCAAAAAGTCAGACTGATTACAAACACACCGACAAATTCAACCAGTCTGGAGCTCATCTGGAGTACATGAGCTCTGAAATTAACAGAACATTTAGTGTGACGTCCACAATCAGTCAGTTTGAGGACTATGAGAACGTCCCGAGCCACCCCACGCAGTGCGGTTTTGTCACTAATGACATCTACGAGACCTGCCGGAGCTCCTCGGCGGTAGAGGCCGGATGGGTGGACAATGACATCTATGGATACTAA
- the laynb gene encoding layilin isoform X3 has translation MEFMKLIGTVLAVCFHPCCASSAFGDHRICRRGTEKPCYKITSFQDSRLRASFQAARQKCREDDGELLSIETENEQRLVERFVLELRASDGDFWIGLRRSPQYNADCSSQYYWLDYSQATFRNWLVTEPSCGLDQCVALFYRPSSSAGQKEHNLFKWTDYNCNSKNNFICKYSDEKHPVPTPAGNITTLTGTDDLTLVPKQPPITVDNDRRKTELSESSDDANIYYILLATLPVMLLLILVVSGVFCFRVMSKRRKEQNEIYAVPGQWVRPVAPKSQTDYKHTDKFNQSGAHLEYMSSEINRTFSVTSTISQFEDYENVPSHPTQCGFVTNDIYETCRSSSAVEAGWVDNDIYGY, from the exons ATGGAGTTCATGAAACTGATCGGAACTGTTTTGGCAGTTTGTTTCCATCCCTGCTGCGCATCAAGCGCGTTCGGTG ATCACAGGATATGCCGGAGAGGGACAGAGAAGCCCTGCTATAAGATCACAAGCTTCCAGGACAGCAGGCTCAGGGCGAGCTTTCAGGCAGCCAGACAGAAATGCAGGGAGGATGATGGAGAGCTGCTCAGCATTGAGACTGAGAATGAGCAGCGTCTGGTGGAGAGATTTGTTCTGGAGCTCAGGGCCTCTGATGGAGACTTCTGGATTGGGCTACGCAGAAGCCCACAATATAATGCTGATTGTTCATCACAGTATTACTGGTTGGATTACAGTCAGGCCACATTCAG GAACTGGCTGGTGACGGAGCCCTCGTGTGGCCTTGATCAGTGTGTGGCGCTATTCTACAGGCCCTCATCTTCTGCTGGCCAGAAGGAGCACAACCTGTTCAAGTGGACTGACTACAACTGCAATTCCAAGAATAATTTCATCTGCAAGTACTCAGATG AGAAGCATCCTGTCCCCACTCCAGCAGGAAATATCACCACACTCACAG GTACTGATGACCTGACTCTGGTGCCAAAGCAGCCGCCCATTACAGTGGACAATGACAGGAGAAAAACTGAACTCTCCGAGTcatcag ATGACGCTAATATTTACTACATCCTCCTCGCCACTCTGCCTGTAATGCTGCTGCTGATATTGGTGGTGTCGGGGGTTTTCTGTTTCAGAGTCATGTCGAAGAG GAGAAAAGAACAGAATGAAATCTATGCTGTGCCAGGACAGTGGGTGCGTCCAGTAGCTCCAAAAAGTCAGACTGATTACAAACACACCGACAAATTCAACCAGTCTGGAGCTCATCTGGAGTACATGAGCTCTGAAATTAACAGAACATTTAGTGTGACGTCCACAATCAGTCAGTTTGAGGACTATGAGAACGTCCCGAGCCACCCCACGCAGTGCGGTTTTGTCACTAATGACATCTACGAGACCTGCCGGAGCTCCTCGGCGGTAGAGGCCGGATGGGTGGACAATGACATCTATGGATACTAA